A single region of the Yersinia entomophaga genome encodes:
- the pbpC gene encoding peptidoglycan glycosyltransferase PbpC (penicillin-binding protein 1C), protein MTRFFRSRRRFWLALLFISLLLPAAIWLADRAWPLPLTDVQMARIVVAEDGSPLWRFADDDGVWRYPVSIKQVSPYYLQALLTYEDRWFYHHPGVNPLSLARAAWQDLRAGKILSGGSTLSMQVARLIDPHPRTLGGKLRQVWRTFQLEWHLSKDQILEIYLNRAPFGGTLQGIGAASWTYLGKAPDNLTQGEAALLAVLPQAPSHLRPDRYPLRAKAARDKVLTRLAQYGVWPTSQVTEIQQEDIWLAPRQVPQLAPLLARRLTLGNQRELIQTTLDAGLQRQLEDMAAGWRHQLPEKTSLGVLVVDHTTMEVKAYIASVDFGDDSRFGHVDTISAWRSPGSTLKPFLYAMALDDGLIHGESLLQDVPRRFGNYRPGNFDTGFHGPVSASDALVRSLNLPAVQLLEAYGSKRFAANLRNAGLILRFPLHSEPNLALILGGTGARLDQLVTAFSAFGRGGMAGQLRFEPKQPLLQRRLFSPGAAWIVRRIMAGEGRPVPDDILPAVVPLAWKTGTSYGYRDAWAIGLNARYTLGIWVGRPDGTPVAGQFGYATAVPILHQVNGVLMARLNQGNRALPIDPRPESVSREEICWPGGQPLPAGDSNCRQRRQSWVLDGTLPPTLAAPGQENIQGSQMNIWLNKQGQRVAADCPDATPTRLTLWPLPLEPWLPWAERRAQRLPPVNATCPPLAENDSPPLLILGIRDGAVVRRLPGKNSLDLRLEAQGGQGERWWFLNGEQVATTQNHQSWLQTLTAPGRYQLNVLDESGQVSNVEFRLE, encoded by the coding sequence ATGACTCGTTTTTTCCGCTCTCGCCGCCGTTTCTGGCTTGCTTTGCTGTTTATCTCGCTGCTGCTGCCGGCGGCTATCTGGCTGGCTGATAGAGCCTGGCCGCTGCCTCTAACTGATGTACAAATGGCACGGATTGTGGTGGCGGAAGATGGCTCTCCCCTATGGCGTTTTGCAGATGATGACGGCGTCTGGCGCTATCCGGTCAGTATCAAACAGGTTTCTCCGTATTATTTGCAAGCGTTGCTAACCTATGAAGATCGCTGGTTCTATCATCATCCCGGTGTTAATCCATTATCTCTGGCGCGTGCGGCCTGGCAGGATCTCCGTGCGGGGAAAATACTCTCCGGCGGCAGTACGCTTTCCATGCAGGTTGCGCGCCTGATCGATCCACATCCTCGCACTTTAGGTGGAAAACTGCGTCAGGTCTGGCGCACCTTTCAGTTGGAATGGCATCTGTCCAAAGACCAGATTTTGGAGATTTACCTGAACCGCGCGCCTTTTGGCGGGACATTGCAGGGCATCGGTGCCGCCAGTTGGACTTATTTAGGCAAAGCGCCGGACAACTTGACCCAAGGGGAAGCGGCTTTGCTGGCGGTACTGCCGCAGGCACCGAGCCATTTGCGGCCCGATCGTTACCCTTTACGTGCCAAAGCGGCGCGAGACAAAGTATTAACCCGATTGGCGCAGTACGGCGTCTGGCCTACGAGTCAGGTGACTGAAATTCAACAGGAAGATATCTGGCTGGCTCCTCGTCAGGTGCCGCAACTGGCACCTCTGCTGGCTCGCCGTCTGACTCTCGGTAACCAGCGCGAACTTATTCAAACAACGCTGGACGCCGGTTTGCAGCGCCAACTGGAAGATATGGCCGCCGGCTGGCGGCACCAGTTGCCGGAGAAAACCTCTCTCGGTGTGCTAGTAGTAGACCACACAACCATGGAAGTGAAGGCTTACATCGCCTCGGTTGATTTCGGTGATGACAGTCGTTTCGGCCATGTTGATACCATCAGCGCGTGGCGTTCACCTGGCTCGACGCTCAAGCCCTTTTTATATGCGATGGCATTAGATGATGGCCTCATTCACGGCGAATCCTTGTTACAGGACGTTCCGCGTCGGTTTGGCAATTATCGTCCGGGGAATTTTGATACCGGTTTTCACGGGCCTGTGAGTGCTAGCGATGCATTAGTACGTTCGCTGAATCTGCCCGCGGTACAACTCTTGGAGGCTTATGGCTCCAAACGTTTTGCCGCCAATTTGCGCAATGCCGGCCTGATATTACGTTTTCCTCTGCACAGCGAACCTAATCTGGCGCTGATATTAGGCGGAACCGGCGCACGTTTAGATCAATTGGTTACCGCTTTTAGCGCCTTTGGGCGTGGAGGGATGGCCGGACAGCTACGTTTCGAGCCGAAGCAACCGTTGCTTCAGCGGCGGCTATTTTCCCCCGGCGCGGCGTGGATTGTACGACGGATTATGGCGGGAGAAGGGAGGCCGGTGCCCGACGATATTTTACCTGCGGTTGTGCCTTTGGCATGGAAAACCGGCACCAGTTATGGTTATCGGGACGCATGGGCGATTGGCCTGAACGCCCGCTATACGCTGGGCATTTGGGTTGGCAGGCCCGACGGCACGCCGGTTGCAGGGCAATTTGGCTATGCTACTGCGGTACCTATTTTGCATCAGGTTAATGGCGTGCTCATGGCGCGCTTGAATCAGGGAAATCGAGCATTACCGATCGACCCGCGGCCTGAATCAGTGAGTCGGGAAGAGATCTGCTGGCCGGGCGGCCAGCCATTGCCAGCCGGTGACAGTAACTGCCGTCAGCGACGCCAGAGTTGGGTACTGGATGGTACTTTGCCGCCCACACTGGCGGCTCCCGGACAGGAAAATATCCAAGGTAGCCAGATGAATATATGGCTGAATAAGCAAGGTCAGCGAGTGGCGGCAGATTGCCCGGACGCTACGCCGACCCGTTTAACTCTCTGGCCGTTGCCGCTTGAGCCTTGGCTGCCGTGGGCAGAGCGTCGTGCGCAGCGTTTGCCACCGGTAAATGCCACCTGCCCGCCGCTAGCGGAAAATGACAGTCCTCCACTTTTGATTCTGGGTATTCGGGATGGGGCTGTTGTGCGTCGTTTACCGGGTAAGAACAGTCTGGATTTACGATTGGAAGCGCAGGGCGGGCAAGGGGAACGCTGGTGGTTCTTGAACGGCGAGCAGGTTGCTACCACTCAAAATCATCAATCATGGCTACAAACGCTGACGGCTCCGGGGCGTTATCAGCTAAATGTGTTGGATGAAAGCGGGCAAGTCAGCAACGTTGAATTCCGACTGGAGTAA
- the ndk gene encoding nucleoside-diphosphate kinase has translation MTVERTFSIIKPNAVANNDIGAIYARFENAGFKIIAAKMLHLTKEQAEGFYAEHKGRPFFDGLVEFMTSGPIMVQVLEGENAVQRNRDIMGATNPDNALAGTLRADFADSFTANAVHGSDAVESAQREIAYFFGENEIFPRS, from the coding sequence ATGACTGTAGAACGTACTTTTTCCATCATCAAACCAAACGCAGTAGCTAACAACGACATCGGTGCTATCTACGCGCGTTTTGAAAATGCCGGCTTCAAAATTATTGCTGCAAAAATGCTGCACCTGACCAAAGAACAGGCTGAAGGCTTCTACGCAGAACATAAAGGCCGTCCTTTCTTCGACGGTTTGGTTGAGTTCATGACCTCTGGCCCAATCATGGTTCAGGTTCTGGAAGGCGAAAATGCGGTTCAGCGCAACCGTGACATCATGGGTGCAACCAACCCGGATAACGCGCTGGCAGGTACTCTGCGCGCTGATTTTGCCGATAGCTTTACTGCTAACGCTGTTCACGGTTCTGACGCCGTTGAGTCTGCACAACGTGAAATCGCTTATTTCTTCGGCGAAAACGAAATTTTTCCACGCAGCTAA
- a CDS encoding peptidase inhibitor family I36 protein — protein sequence MMNIKILSIIIFITIFSCFDVLSNEPKVCFFMNDSYRGESLCAGKNNSVESIPERWNDRISSVVIPQGLSVNVYKDINFSGEKLVIKQNTDFVKDETKIGFNDEISSFEVNSTACFYESDEFSGSAVCLAANESIDLYSNNYHSRKNYHILNPLNDQISSITVPQNMQAVVYEDDGFQGEYYVLTEDFTYQDLEKLNINNRITSMRVFQNNTFTCDQRCVIKDVMRIPLGKAFGHYWLDERLSSKEVLISFIINNDDDYSISFVDGGVLRVKDRELYFMHHNKYSSFIFRVNDDSDRLSFLSRFNGDYFEIQFVESKGTRSAYVSPLFSSLFNSGKETVDFKVSNFNLETPVVIDKLVLTGEQGSNRQTRSVMGLLSCWSVPMLSIYNYVIQGSCNQTDRFVSNANEFFKKPNDKILQISGSAKPLPKLKSNETFQTEPQIINLQSEPKGILTQVHSDMNGKALTVPATALACKVSMKDQLLPQLRSRRDLSPVCIEWTLNILTDFTLLFGGSTDNWNAENFGQVIDRIIRNGDTGHAVSDIETETRLINTVQTLFRESAQSSGSQDIFNLKTAFEFSQLSYAAYLFHGNSEDEDRVRTPQAVQSLPLGRYELSLQDFHFVETIPRIRHGERWVEHPEQHFDIEVISGTTEATEAARQRLIPIIDEWRQIYHQVKLPARVDLPTEIGEPLEQVNHMELLHEASRLVSDVTQSWLRTSRDDYIYVIVRLSGQIVSITMAVDINEFDVGIAGSLTNPTYVLHPQAEGAIRGAGTAAIRALADYLSEKGKRTLVSSVISQPSAIVKKKVGFRFIEEL from the coding sequence ATGATGAATATAAAAATATTATCAATTATAATTTTTATCACAATATTTTCCTGTTTTGACGTATTGTCCAATGAGCCAAAAGTCTGTTTCTTTATGAATGATAGTTATCGAGGCGAGTCTCTCTGTGCTGGAAAAAATAACTCGGTGGAAAGTATTCCTGAAAGATGGAATGACCGTATATCATCGGTAGTTATTCCTCAGGGATTGTCTGTTAATGTTTATAAAGATATTAATTTCTCAGGCGAAAAATTAGTTATTAAACAAAATACTGACTTTGTTAAAGACGAAACTAAAATAGGTTTTAACGATGAGATTAGCTCATTTGAAGTAAATAGTACGGCATGTTTTTATGAAAGTGATGAGTTTTCTGGAAGTGCAGTATGTCTGGCGGCAAATGAAAGTATCGATCTTTATAGCAATAACTATCATAGCAGGAAAAACTACCACATTCTTAATCCACTTAACGATCAGATAAGTTCTATTACTGTTCCCCAAAATATGCAGGCGGTTGTTTATGAAGACGATGGTTTTCAAGGGGAATATTATGTTTTGACGGAAGACTTTACATATCAGGATTTAGAAAAATTAAATATTAATAATAGAATAACCAGTATGCGGGTTTTTCAAAACAATACCTTTACTTGCGATCAGCGCTGTGTAATCAAAGACGTTATGCGCATTCCCTTAGGGAAGGCTTTTGGTCATTATTGGTTGGATGAACGTTTGAGTTCTAAAGAAGTATTGATAAGTTTTATAATAAATAATGATGATGACTATTCTATTTCATTCGTTGACGGTGGTGTTCTTCGAGTAAAGGATAGAGAACTGTATTTTATGCATCATAATAAATACAGCAGTTTTATTTTTCGGGTTAATGATGATAGCGATAGATTGTCATTTCTCTCCAGATTCAATGGTGACTATTTTGAAATACAGTTTGTTGAGTCGAAAGGAACGAGAAGTGCTTATGTTTCCCCGTTGTTTAGTTCACTCTTTAATTCTGGAAAAGAAACCGTTGATTTTAAGGTTAGTAATTTCAACCTTGAAACACCCGTTGTCATTGACAAACTGGTATTAACAGGAGAGCAGGGAAGCAACCGACAAACCCGTAGCGTGATGGGATTATTATCTTGCTGGTCGGTGCCGATGCTCAGTATTTATAATTATGTGATTCAGGGAAGCTGTAATCAGACTGACAGATTTGTCAGCAATGCCAATGAGTTCTTTAAAAAACCGAACGATAAGATATTGCAAATATCGGGTTCGGCAAAACCTTTACCTAAACTGAAATCGAATGAAACCTTTCAGACGGAGCCTCAAATCATAAATTTGCAGTCTGAACCCAAAGGTATTCTCACTCAAGTTCATTCCGATATGAACGGTAAGGCCTTAACGGTTCCTGCGACGGCGCTGGCTTGCAAAGTTTCAATGAAAGATCAGTTACTTCCTCAACTACGCTCTCGCCGTGATTTGTCTCCTGTATGTATTGAATGGACCTTGAATATTCTCACCGATTTTACTTTACTGTTTGGTGGCAGCACGGATAACTGGAATGCGGAGAATTTTGGACAAGTTATTGACCGAATTATACGAAATGGTGATACCGGGCATGCCGTATCTGATATTGAAACTGAAACTCGTCTGATTAACACAGTCCAGACGTTATTCAGGGAAAGTGCTCAATCTTCTGGAAGCCAGGACATTTTTAATCTGAAAACGGCTTTTGAGTTTTCTCAGCTTAGCTATGCGGCCTATCTGTTTCATGGGAATAGTGAAGATGAAGATAGAGTGCGAACTCCTCAGGCAGTGCAATCACTACCTCTTGGACGATATGAGCTGTCGCTGCAAGATTTTCATTTTGTCGAAACCATTCCCAGAATTCGGCATGGGGAACGCTGGGTAGAACATCCCGAACAGCATTTCGATATTGAAGTGATAAGTGGTACGACTGAAGCGACGGAGGCTGCCAGACAGCGACTTATCCCGATTATTGATGAATGGAGGCAGATTTATCATCAAGTAAAACTGCCTGCCAGAGTTGACCTGCCAACGGAAATTGGTGAGCCTCTTGAACAAGTCAATCACATGGAGCTGCTGCATGAAGCATCGCGCTTGGTGAGCGATGTGACACAAAGCTGGTTAAGAACCAGTCGTGATGACTACATCTATGTGATTGTGCGTTTGTCTGGACAGATCGTCAGTATTACCATGGCGGTAGATATCAATGAATTTGACGTCGGGATCGCCGGTTCTCTGACAAATCCGACCTACGTATTGCATCCGCAGGCTGAGGGGGCAATAAGAGGAGCCGGCACCGCTGCAATCAGAGCGTTGGCCGATTATTTGAGCGAAAAAGGGAAGCGCACATTGGTTTCCAGCGTGATCAGCCAGCCTTCGGCCATAGTGAAGAAAAAAGTTGGCTTTAGGTTTATTGAGGAACTTTGA
- the pilW gene encoding type IV pilus biogenesis/stability protein PilW, which yields MKLNILWGACLAAVVLAGCSGSSPNKVDQPAAGQTRLQLGLAYLAQGDLPAARQNLEKAVNAAPQDYQAQLGMALYEQRVGENSAAEQRYQQAMQLAPGNGTVLNNYGAFLCGLGQYVSAQQQFSAAALLPDYGQVADSLENAGYCFLRANQNDQAKVLLRRALKYDPDKGGSLLAEAERQFGEGKRAQAQLLLDVYQHVLPASAESLWLQIRFAALAGRQDSVQRYGKQLARSFPQSKQYQHFLANEY from the coding sequence ATGAAGCTGAATATACTGTGGGGAGCATGTTTGGCGGCCGTGGTTTTGGCCGGATGTTCGGGGTCATCTCCGAATAAGGTTGACCAGCCGGCGGCAGGTCAAACGCGTTTACAGCTTGGTTTAGCCTATCTGGCGCAGGGAGATTTACCCGCTGCCCGTCAGAATCTGGAAAAAGCCGTGAATGCCGCTCCGCAGGATTATCAAGCTCAGTTGGGCATGGCTTTATACGAACAGCGCGTCGGTGAAAACAGCGCCGCAGAACAGCGTTATCAGCAAGCGATGCAGCTCGCTCCAGGAAATGGCACCGTACTGAATAATTACGGTGCGTTTCTGTGTGGTTTAGGGCAGTATGTATCGGCTCAACAGCAGTTTAGCGCTGCGGCTTTGTTACCTGATTACGGTCAAGTTGCAGATAGTCTGGAAAATGCAGGTTATTGTTTTTTGCGGGCTAATCAAAATGACCAGGCCAAAGTGTTGCTCCGCCGAGCGTTGAAGTATGATCCTGATAAAGGTGGGTCGCTGCTTGCAGAGGCCGAAAGGCAATTTGGAGAAGGGAAACGCGCTCAGGCGCAACTACTACTGGATGTTTATCAACATGTTCTTCCGGCCAGTGCCGAAAGTTTATGGTTACAAATTCGTTTCGCCGCGCTGGCAGGTCGCCAGGATAGCGTTCAACGCTATGGCAAGCAGCTTGCGCGAAGTTTTCCACAATCCAAACAGTACCAGCACTTTCTAGCTAATGAATACTGA
- a CDS encoding bifunctional tRNA (adenosine(37)-C2)-methyltransferase TrmG/ribosomal RNA large subunit methyltransferase RlmN, with protein sequence MSEQQLSATIQPDASPAADSAVQVAAPATAKINLLDLNRQQMREFFAEMGEKPFRADQVMKWMYHYCYDDFEQMTDINKVLRAKLQRVAEIRAPEVAEEQRSADGTIKWAIKVGDQQVETVYIPEADRATLCVSSQVGCALECKFCSTAQQGFNRNLRVSEIIGQVWRAAKIIGSLKSTGTRPITNVVMMGMGEPLLNLNNVVPAMDIMMDDFGFGLSKRRVTLSTSGVVPALDKLGDMIDVALAISLHAPTDDIRDEIVPINRKYNIETFLAAVRRYLAKSNANGGRVTVEYVMLDHINDSTEQAHQLAECLKDTPCKINLIPWNPFPGAPYGRSSNSRVDRFSKVLMEYGFTTIVRKTRGDDIDAACGQLAGEVIDRTKRTLKKKMAGEPIAVKTV encoded by the coding sequence ATGTCTGAACAACAGTTATCTGCAACAATTCAACCCGATGCTTCTCCTGCTGCCGACAGCGCAGTGCAGGTAGCAGCGCCGGCCACCGCCAAAATCAACCTGCTCGATTTGAATCGTCAGCAAATGCGCGAGTTTTTCGCTGAAATGGGTGAAAAACCATTCCGGGCAGATCAGGTCATGAAGTGGATGTATCACTATTGCTACGATGATTTCGAGCAAATGACCGACATTAATAAAGTGCTGAGAGCAAAATTACAGCGCGTGGCTGAAATTCGGGCGCCGGAAGTGGCAGAAGAACAACGCTCAGCGGATGGCACCATTAAGTGGGCGATCAAAGTTGGCGACCAGCAGGTTGAAACCGTGTATATCCCTGAAGCCGATCGCGCCACTTTATGCGTGTCTTCTCAGGTTGGTTGTGCTCTGGAATGTAAATTCTGCTCAACCGCTCAGCAGGGTTTCAACCGTAACCTTCGTGTTTCCGAAATTATCGGTCAGGTATGGCGTGCGGCCAAAATTATCGGTTCGCTGAAATCAACCGGCACTCGCCCGATCACCAACGTCGTTATGATGGGAATGGGCGAGCCGTTGCTGAACCTGAATAACGTGGTTCCGGCGATGGACATCATGATGGATGACTTCGGTTTTGGTTTGTCTAAACGTCGCGTAACCCTGTCTACTTCAGGTGTTGTTCCGGCGCTGGATAAATTGGGCGATATGATTGATGTGGCGCTGGCCATTTCTCTGCATGCGCCAACCGATGATATTCGTGATGAAATCGTACCAATCAATCGTAAATATAATATCGAAACTTTCCTCGCGGCGGTTCGTCGCTATTTAGCGAAATCGAACGCCAACGGCGGGCGGGTAACGGTTGAGTACGTTATGCTGGATCACATTAATGACAGCACCGAACAGGCTCATCAGTTGGCAGAGTGTTTGAAGGACACGCCGTGTAAGATTAACCTGATTCCATGGAACCCCTTCCCAGGCGCGCCTTATGGCCGTAGCTCCAATAGCCGGGTAGATCGTTTCTCCAAGGTATTGATGGAATACGGATTTACGACTATTGTTCGTAAAACCCGCGGCGATGACATTGATGCAGCCTGCGGCCAATTGGCGGGCGAGGTGATTGACCGTACCAAGCGCACGCTGAAAAAGAAAATGGCCGGGGAACCTATAGCGGTTAAGACAGTCTGA